The Saccharopolyspora gloriosae genome window below encodes:
- a CDS encoding NrtA/SsuA/CpmA family ABC transporter substrate-binding protein, with product MSAIRRRSMLAAAGLAVLAPSLASCAAGAGGAEAGTVRLTHGPISVPKIRGTLAQALRQQGITAEWVGPFANHAPSMQAVVGGSADFSFGGSTTPADQAILSGADLVYVAWATAEPRTSAVLARAGSGIRAVPDLAGRTVAVNKAGLGEFLLVAALEKHGVPRKSVNVVYMNPPEASAAFGSGQIDAWSIWQGFREIAEVEYGATPIFVEGDELDFQIDFTSFLVRRDYAEQHADAVRAVIRAYQAEYEWQNAHYAESLRIGNAVSHYPDAVLDRMARHDVQTRLSFIDDDGVAQLQRGADWLSDRDILSGSIDIAEHSVRL from the coding sequence GTGAGTGCGATCCGACGTCGTTCGATGTTGGCCGCGGCCGGGTTGGCGGTGCTGGCGCCGTCGTTGGCGAGCTGCGCCGCCGGAGCCGGGGGCGCGGAGGCGGGCACGGTGCGGCTCACCCACGGCCCGATCTCGGTGCCGAAGATCCGCGGCACGCTGGCGCAGGCGTTGCGGCAGCAAGGGATCACCGCCGAATGGGTGGGCCCGTTCGCCAACCACGCGCCGAGCATGCAGGCCGTCGTCGGCGGCAGCGCCGACTTCAGCTTCGGCGGTAGCACCACGCCCGCCGACCAGGCGATCCTCTCCGGCGCCGATCTGGTGTACGTGGCGTGGGCGACGGCGGAGCCGCGCACCTCCGCCGTGCTCGCCCGCGCGGGCTCCGGAATCCGCGCGGTACCGGACCTGGCAGGGCGCACGGTGGCGGTGAACAAGGCCGGGCTCGGCGAGTTCTTGCTGGTCGCCGCGCTGGAAAAGCACGGTGTGCCGCGTAAGTCGGTGAACGTGGTCTACATGAACCCGCCGGAGGCGAGTGCGGCCTTCGGCTCCGGCCAGATCGACGCCTGGTCGATCTGGCAGGGCTTCCGGGAGATCGCCGAGGTGGAGTACGGCGCCACGCCGATCTTCGTGGAGGGCGACGAGCTGGACTTCCAGATCGACTTCACGAGCTTCCTGGTCCGACGCGACTACGCCGAGCAGCACGCCGACGCCGTGCGCGCGGTGATCCGCGCCTACCAGGCCGAGTACGAGTGGCAGAACGCGCACTACGCCGAGTCGTTGCGCATCGGCAACGCGGTGTCGCACTACCCGGACGCGGTGCTGGACCGGATGGCCCGCCACGACGTGCAGACGAGGTTGTCGTTCATCGACGACGACGGCGTCGCCCAGTTGCAGCGCGGCGCGGACTGGCTGTCGGATCGGGACATCCTCAGCGGGTCGATCGACATCGCCGAGCACTCCGTGCGGCTGTGA
- a CDS encoding molybdopterin-dependent oxidoreductase, with the protein MNGWLSTTSHWGAYRARVGPDGELDVAPHPADRAPSELLGNVASSVRHETRVARPAIRRGWLENGPGPSDLRGREEFVEVGWDTALDLVAAELRRVREQHGNQAIFGGSYGWASAGRFHHAQSQLHRFLNTIGGYTSSRNSYSLGTSLVLLPHLVGDADTYLRRADGWDTIRRHTDLVVAFGGLPPKNVSVTPGGVTRHTSSEVLADWDRSGVDLDVVSPLATDLPDSRRARWTRVRPATDVALILGLAHVVLTEGLHDQEFLDRCTTGFDEFAGYLLGEGGPVRDAEWASAVCGVPADDIRDLARRMAAGRTLITVSWSLQRIEHGEQPVWAALALAAMLGGIGLPGGGFGHGYGSIGDVGDTGPLLPLPTLPQGANPVSEFIPVARISDLLLHPGEEFDYDGRRLTYPDIRAVYWAGGNPFHHHQDLNRLRRAFGRPDTVIVHEPHWTATARHADVVLPVTTTLEREDIGGGRRDTHLIAMRRILDPVGQARDDHDVFRGLAERLGAGSAFTADRTPREWLAHLYGQWRAALAGEGHEVPAFEEFWRAGELALPARPQSTPLAEFRADPRSRPLATPSGRIELFSARIAGFGLPGLPGYPVWREPVEGLDHDRFPLRLIAHQPRTRLHGQGDVGDVSRADKVHGREPIRLHPDDAAARGIADGTVVRVFNDRGACLAGARLTTDVLPGVAVLATGAWYDPVDDPAQPGGSLCVHGNPNVLTADRPTSPLSQGCSGQQARVEVEPGPSEPPPLSCLHPPRLVPEQEGIR; encoded by the coding sequence ATGAACGGCTGGCTGAGCACGACCTCGCACTGGGGTGCCTACCGAGCCCGGGTCGGACCTGACGGCGAACTGGACGTGGCCCCGCACCCGGCGGACCGTGCCCCATCGGAACTGCTCGGCAACGTGGCGAGCTCGGTCCGGCACGAGACGCGCGTCGCCCGCCCGGCGATCCGGCGCGGCTGGCTGGAGAACGGTCCCGGGCCGTCCGACCTGCGCGGGCGGGAGGAGTTCGTCGAAGTCGGCTGGGACACCGCGCTCGACCTCGTCGCCGCCGAACTGCGCCGCGTCCGCGAGCAGCACGGCAATCAGGCGATCTTCGGCGGTTCCTACGGTTGGGCCAGCGCGGGCCGGTTCCACCACGCGCAGAGCCAGCTGCACCGGTTCCTCAACACCATCGGCGGCTACACGTCCTCGCGGAACTCCTACAGCCTCGGCACTTCGCTGGTGCTGCTGCCGCACCTCGTCGGCGACGCCGACACCTACCTCCGCCGCGCCGACGGCTGGGACACCATCCGGCGCCACACCGACCTGGTCGTCGCGTTCGGCGGCCTGCCGCCGAAGAACGTCTCCGTCACGCCCGGTGGAGTCACCCGGCACACCAGCTCCGAAGTCCTCGCCGACTGGGACCGCTCGGGCGTGGACCTCGACGTGGTCAGCCCGCTCGCCACGGACCTGCCCGATTCCCGGCGAGCGCGGTGGACCCGGGTGCGGCCCGCGACCGACGTCGCGCTGATACTGGGGCTCGCGCACGTGGTGCTCACCGAAGGGCTGCACGACCAGGAATTCCTGGACCGGTGCACCACCGGCTTCGACGAGTTCGCCGGATACCTGCTCGGCGAGGGCGGCCCGGTGCGGGACGCGGAGTGGGCGAGCGCGGTGTGCGGCGTGCCCGCCGACGACATCCGCGACCTCGCCCGCCGGATGGCCGCCGGGCGCACGCTGATCACCGTCAGCTGGTCGCTCCAGCGCATCGAGCACGGCGAGCAGCCGGTGTGGGCGGCGCTGGCGCTGGCGGCGATGCTCGGCGGCATCGGCTTGCCCGGCGGGGGATTCGGGCACGGCTACGGGTCCATCGGCGACGTCGGGGACACCGGGCCGCTGCTGCCGCTGCCGACCCTGCCGCAAGGCGCCAACCCGGTCTCGGAGTTCATCCCCGTGGCCCGGATCTCCGACCTGCTGCTGCACCCCGGCGAGGAGTTCGACTACGACGGGCGGCGGCTCACCTACCCGGACATCCGCGCGGTGTACTGGGCGGGCGGCAACCCGTTCCACCACCACCAGGACCTCAACCGGTTGCGCCGCGCCTTCGGCAGGCCCGACACGGTGATCGTGCACGAACCGCACTGGACGGCCACCGCCCGGCACGCGGACGTGGTGCTGCCCGTGACGACCACCCTGGAACGCGAGGACATCGGCGGCGGCCGGCGCGACACGCACCTGATCGCGATGCGCCGGATCCTGGACCCCGTCGGGCAGGCCCGCGACGATCACGACGTGTTCCGCGGGCTCGCCGAACGGCTCGGGGCCGGCTCCGCGTTCACCGCCGACCGCACCCCGCGCGAGTGGCTCGCGCACCTCTACGGGCAGTGGCGCGCGGCGCTCGCGGGCGAAGGCCACGAGGTGCCCGCGTTCGAGGAGTTCTGGCGCGCCGGTGAGCTGGCACTGCCCGCGCGCCCGCAATCCACGCCGCTCGCCGAGTTCCGCGCCGACCCGCGCTCCCGCCCGCTGGCCACCCCCAGCGGGCGCATCGAACTGTTCTCCGCGCGCATCGCCGGATTCGGGTTGCCCGGCCTGCCGGGGTACCCGGTGTGGCGGGAACCCGTCGAAGGGCTCGACCACGACCGGTTCCCGCTGCGGCTGATCGCGCACCAGCCCCGCACCCGGCTGCACGGGCAGGGCGACGTCGGCGACGTCAGCCGAGCCGACAAGGTCCACGGCCGCGAACCGATCCGGCTGCACCCCGACGACGCCGCCGCCCGCGGCATCGCCGACGGAACCGTGGTGCGCGTGTTCAACGACCGCGGCGCCTGCCTCGCCGGCGCCCGGCTCACCACCGACGTGCTGCCCGGAGTGGCCGTGCTCGCCACCGGCGCCTGGTACGACCCCGTGGACGACCCGGCGCAGCCCGGCGGCTCGCTGTGCGTGCACGGCAATCCGAACGTGCTCACCGCCGACCGGCCGACCTCGCCGCTCTCGCAGGGCTGCTCCGGGCAGCAGGCCAGGGTCGAGGTCGAACCCGGGCCGAGCGAACCGCCACCGCTGAGCTGCCTGCACCCGCCGCGGCTCGTCCCCGAACAGGAAGGCATCCGATGA
- a CDS encoding ABC transporter permease subunit, with the protein MTATAHPATAEPSTRNRPSFPHRAVSWATPALLLLLWEISARTGLLDVQLLPAPSTVLGTAAELTADGELPANLLASLYRAGAGFAVGAVVGLGLGLAVGLSRIAESLLDRGIQMIRAIPFLAMLPLVIVWFGIEESGKIFLIALGTAVPLYLNAVLGIRQIDPKLLEMARVVGLGRAERIRWVVLPGALPSILSGLRLALTHSWLALVIAETMGADAGIGFMATNAREFLQTDVIVLVVVIYAVIGVGCDLVTRLLERRLLRWNPAYARLSA; encoded by the coding sequence GTGACGGCGACCGCGCACCCCGCCACCGCCGAACCCTCGACCCGGAACCGCCCGTCCTTCCCGCACCGCGCGGTGTCCTGGGCGACGCCCGCGCTGCTCCTGCTGCTCTGGGAGATCAGCGCCCGCACCGGCCTGCTCGACGTGCAGCTGCTGCCCGCGCCCAGCACGGTGCTGGGAACCGCCGCCGAGCTCACCGCCGACGGTGAGCTCCCGGCGAACCTGCTGGCCAGCCTGTACCGGGCCGGTGCCGGGTTCGCCGTCGGGGCGGTCGTCGGCCTCGGTCTGGGGCTCGCCGTGGGGCTGTCCCGCATCGCGGAGTCGTTGCTGGATCGGGGGATCCAGATGATCCGCGCGATCCCGTTCCTGGCGATGCTGCCGCTGGTGATCGTGTGGTTCGGCATCGAGGAGAGCGGCAAGATCTTCCTCATCGCGCTGGGCACCGCCGTCCCCCTGTACCTCAACGCGGTGCTGGGCATCCGCCAGATCGACCCGAAGCTGCTGGAGATGGCGCGGGTGGTCGGCTTGGGCCGCGCCGAACGCATCCGCTGGGTCGTGCTGCCCGGCGCGCTGCCCTCGATCCTGTCCGGGCTGCGGCTGGCGCTGACGCATTCGTGGCTGGCGCTGGTGATCGCCGAGACGATGGGCGCCGACGCCGGGATCGGGTTCATGGCCACCAACGCCCGCGAATTCCTGCAGACCGACGTGATCGTGCTCGTCGTGGTGATCTACGCCGTGATCGGCGTGGGGTGCGACCTGGTGACGAGGCTCCTGGAGCGCCGGCTGCTGCGCTGGAACCCGGCTTATGCCCGCCTGTCCGCGTGA
- a CDS encoding putative leader peptide, giving the protein MKAIQRFVTRRHVDLRRHASALCRR; this is encoded by the coding sequence GTGAAGGCGATCCAGCGGTTCGTGACGCGGCGGCACGTCGATCTGCGACGGCACGCCAGCGCGCTGTGTCGGCGCTGA
- a CDS encoding ABC transporter ATP-binding protein — translation MSTEPEPAVRVRGLARRFGDRTVLHALDLDVRRGEFVALIGKSGCGKTTLLRLLAGLDDPDGGRITTPRQRMVVFQEHRLLPWRRVWRNVAIGLRGARARDEAARALAEVGLDQHLDSWPATLSGGEAQRVALARALVREPRLLLLDEPFAALDALTRIRMHSLVRRLIAAHRPAVLLVTHDVDEAVLLADRVVVLRDGHLAADHRVELAAGGDRTDPEFTRLRALLLAELGVTDGGEDAVPAASTSPGAAS, via the coding sequence ATGAGCACCGAGCCCGAACCCGCCGTGCGGGTGCGCGGACTGGCCCGCCGGTTCGGGGACCGCACCGTGCTGCACGCGCTGGACCTGGACGTGCGACGCGGGGAGTTCGTCGCGCTGATCGGCAAGAGCGGGTGCGGCAAGACCACGCTGCTGCGGCTGCTGGCCGGGCTCGACGACCCCGACGGCGGGAGGATCACGACTCCGCGGCAGCGCATGGTCGTGTTCCAGGAACACCGGCTGCTGCCGTGGCGGCGGGTGTGGCGCAACGTCGCGATCGGGCTTCGCGGCGCCCGAGCGCGCGACGAGGCGGCCCGCGCGCTCGCGGAGGTCGGGCTCGACCAGCACCTCGATTCCTGGCCCGCGACGCTTTCCGGCGGAGAGGCGCAGCGCGTCGCGCTGGCCCGCGCGCTGGTGCGCGAGCCGAGACTGCTGCTGCTCGACGAACCGTTCGCGGCACTGGACGCGCTGACCCGCATCCGGATGCACTCGCTGGTGCGCCGCCTGATCGCCGCGCACCGGCCCGCCGTGCTGCTGGTGACCCACGACGTGGACGAAGCGGTGCTGCTGGCCGACCGCGTCGTCGTGCTGCGCGACGGGCACCTCGCCGCCGACCACCGCGTCGAACTCGCCGCCGGCGGTGATCGCACGGACCCGGAGTTCACCCGGCTGCGGGCCCTGCTGCTGGCCGAGCTCGGCGTCACCGATGGCGGCGAGGACGCCGTCCCGGCGGCATCCACGTCACCAGGAGCGGCCTCATGA
- a CDS encoding MCE family protein: MSRDSTFATVRRRLLGLALLLCVALFLSVTVATYQGVFRPSVDVVLRAASTGNQLMPDSEVKVRGMTVGRVDEVRPTDEGAELHLALEPDKARLLPANVSARLLPRTLFGERYVSLDVPEQASSTRLAAGDVISQDRTRASVELETVLADTMPVLQAVHPDDLAVTLNSLDQALDGRGEEVGDTITRLNQYVEGLNPSLPQLQENLRQLVGVAETYEQAAPDVLQALGDLSVTSRTLVAQQQDLRSLTSQLTTASNDATGFLEASGDDLIRLGESSRPTADVLAKYSPQYPCLLRSLTGIIPLVDDVFGVGTDEPGAHVTLEVVPPRGEYVPGEEPSFDDERGPRCYDYPPGTRPQYPPDGPIQDGSTAPAPADAPGAASSGGAGGLGLINSPQERDAMSTVLAPSMGVPASTVPQWGSMLVGPVLRGAEVSYR, encoded by the coding sequence ATGAGCAGAGACAGCACCTTCGCGACGGTGCGGCGCAGGTTGCTGGGTTTGGCACTGCTGCTGTGCGTCGCGTTGTTCTTGAGCGTGACGGTGGCGACCTACCAAGGCGTCTTCCGGCCGAGCGTGGACGTGGTCCTGCGCGCGGCGTCCACGGGAAATCAGCTGATGCCCGACTCCGAGGTGAAGGTCCGCGGCATGACCGTGGGCCGGGTCGACGAGGTGCGGCCCACCGACGAGGGCGCGGAGCTGCACTTGGCGCTGGAGCCGGACAAGGCGCGGCTGCTGCCCGCGAACGTGTCGGCGAGGCTGCTGCCGCGGACGTTGTTCGGTGAGCGCTACGTGTCGCTGGACGTGCCGGAGCAGGCGTCGTCGACGCGGCTGGCCGCGGGCGATGTGATCTCGCAGGACCGGACGCGGGCGTCGGTGGAGCTGGAGACGGTGCTGGCGGACACGATGCCGGTGCTGCAGGCGGTGCACCCGGACGACCTGGCGGTGACGCTGAATTCGCTGGACCAGGCGCTCGACGGTCGCGGTGAGGAGGTCGGCGACACGATCACGCGGCTGAACCAGTACGTCGAGGGGCTCAACCCGTCCTTGCCGCAGCTGCAGGAGAACCTGCGCCAGCTGGTGGGCGTGGCCGAGACCTACGAGCAGGCGGCTCCGGACGTGCTGCAGGCGCTGGGTGATCTGTCGGTGACCTCGCGGACCTTGGTCGCGCAGCAGCAAGACCTGCGGTCGTTGACCTCGCAGCTGACCACGGCGTCGAACGACGCGACGGGTTTCCTGGAGGCCAGCGGGGACGACCTGATCAGGTTGGGCGAGTCGTCGCGGCCCACCGCGGACGTGCTCGCGAAGTACTCCCCGCAGTACCCGTGCCTGCTGCGCAGCCTCACCGGGATCATCCCGTTGGTCGACGACGTCTTCGGCGTCGGCACCGACGAGCCCGGCGCGCACGTCACGCTGGAAGTGGTGCCCCCGCGGGGCGAGTACGTGCCGGGCGAAGAACCGTCCTTCGACGACGAGCGCGGGCCGCGCTGCTACGACTACCCGCCGGGGACCCGGCCGCAGTACCCGCCGGACGGCCCGATCCAGGACGGTTCGACCGCTCCCGCCCCGGCCGATGCGCCGGGAGCCGCCTCCTCCGGCGGGGCCGGCGGACTCGGCCTGATCAACTCGCCGCAGGAGCGCGACGCGATGTCCACCGTCCTGGCCCCGTCGATGGGGGTTCCGGCGAGCACCGTCCCGCAGTGGGGCTCGATGCTGGTGGGTCCGGTGCTGCGCGGTGCCGAGGTGAGCTACCGCTGA
- a CDS encoding AMP-dependent synthetase/ligase, translating to MTATEVQAERDEIEAAIRGRTVPSLLADIARSRPDAPAFATADERWTWSQVHGEVLSIAAALRSLGLVPGDVLGVMASNRPEHILADLGASTAGATTTTLYATLAPEQIRHVVVDSGAKIAVVEGEDAWRRWLPVLGEPTELGVVITLGEIGDARPAGFTGKILTWEEFLELGAAVDDGSFAHDDPSVQEQMCPDPEDIAVLIYTSGTTGTSKGVELSHRALLYEVEALARAAGLPDEVVSLSYLPLAHVAERVLSVYLPLRSGGETHFCASVKELPQRLAEVRPTILFGVPQVWDKLRTGIESRIAEQDGVRGKLGAWALRAAEQGAAPDATDTQKMLARLAHRAVLHRIPVALGLDRCAVRAVGAAPLPPGLERFFAGLGMELTGVYGLSETCGAAVMHRAGDPRRPGTVGKAMPGVELRLTGEGEVLVRGPLCASGYRNLPEADRDLFTMDGYLRTGDLGSLDDDGMLRITGRQKELIITAGGKNISPVTVESLLVEHPLIEQALVHGDGRPYLVALLLPDADALAKWAEQRGLAGAAREDLLANPQLREEIGQAVALANSRLARVEHVREWDFAPTQWSEDEGELTPTRKIRRAVVVKNNREHLDALYPR from the coding sequence ATGACCGCGACCGAGGTCCAAGCCGAGCGGGACGAGATCGAGGCGGCGATCCGCGGCCGGACCGTGCCGAGTCTGCTCGCGGACATCGCCCGGTCCCGGCCCGACGCGCCGGCGTTCGCCACGGCCGACGAGCGCTGGACGTGGTCGCAGGTGCACGGCGAGGTGCTGAGCATCGCGGCGGCGCTGCGCTCGCTGGGCCTGGTGCCCGGTGACGTGCTGGGCGTGATGGCGAGCAACCGGCCCGAGCACATCCTCGCGGACCTGGGCGCCTCGACGGCGGGAGCGACGACCACGACGCTGTACGCGACGCTGGCGCCGGAGCAGATCCGCCACGTGGTGGTCGATTCCGGCGCGAAGATCGCCGTCGTGGAAGGCGAGGACGCGTGGCGCCGGTGGCTGCCGGTGCTGGGCGAGCCGACGGAGCTCGGCGTGGTGATCACGCTCGGCGAGATCGGGGACGCCCGCCCGGCCGGATTCACCGGGAAGATCCTGACCTGGGAGGAATTCCTCGAACTGGGCGCGGCGGTGGACGACGGCTCGTTCGCCCACGACGACCCGTCCGTGCAGGAGCAGATGTGTCCGGACCCCGAGGACATCGCGGTCCTGATCTACACCTCCGGCACCACCGGCACCTCCAAGGGCGTGGAGCTCAGCCACCGCGCGCTGCTCTACGAAGTGGAGGCGCTGGCGCGGGCCGCGGGCCTGCCCGACGAGGTGGTCAGCCTCTCGTACCTGCCGCTGGCGCACGTCGCGGAGCGAGTGCTGTCGGTGTACCTGCCGCTGCGCAGCGGCGGGGAGACCCATTTCTGCGCCAGCGTCAAGGAATTGCCGCAGCGGCTCGCCGAGGTGCGCCCGACGATCCTGTTCGGCGTCCCGCAGGTGTGGGACAAGTTGCGCACCGGCATCGAATCGCGGATCGCCGAGCAGGACGGCGTGCGCGGCAAGCTCGGCGCCTGGGCGCTGCGCGCGGCCGAGCAGGGCGCCGCCCCGGACGCCACCGACACCCAGAAGATGTTGGCGCGGCTGGCGCATCGTGCCGTGCTGCACCGCATCCCGGTGGCGCTGGGGCTGGACCGGTGCGCGGTGCGCGCGGTCGGTGCGGCGCCACTGCCGCCGGGGTTGGAGCGGTTCTTCGCCGGGTTGGGCATGGAGCTCACCGGCGTGTACGGCCTGTCGGAGACCTGCGGTGCGGCGGTGATGCACCGCGCGGGCGATCCGCGCCGGCCGGGCACGGTCGGCAAGGCGATGCCGGGCGTGGAACTGCGGCTGACCGGTGAGGGCGAAGTGCTGGTGCGCGGGCCGTTGTGCGCCTCCGGCTACCGCAACCTGCCCGAGGCGGACCGGGACCTGTTCACCATGGACGGTTACCTGCGCACCGGAGATCTGGGTTCGCTGGACGACGACGGGATGCTGCGGATCACCGGGCGGCAGAAGGAACTCATCATCACCGCGGGCGGGAAGAACATCAGTCCCGTCACCGTGGAGTCGCTGCTGGTGGAGCACCCGCTCATCGAGCAGGCGCTGGTGCACGGCGACGGGCGTCCGTACCTGGTGGCGCTGCTGCTGCCCGACGCGGACGCGCTGGCGAAGTGGGCCGAGCAGCGCGGGCTCGCCGGGGCGGCCCGGGAGGACCTGCTGGCGAATCCGCAGCTGCGCGAGGAGATCGGCCAAGCCGTGGCGCTGGCGAACTCGCGGCTGGCGCGGGTGGAGCACGTGCGCGAGTGGGACTTCGCGCCGACCCAGTGGAGCGAGGACGAAGGCGAGCTCACCCCGACCCGCAAGATCCGCCGCGCCGTGGTCGTGAAGAACAACCGGGAGCACTTGGACGCGCTCTACCCGCGGTGA
- a CDS encoding DUF397 domain-containing protein has product MHAPDPAPTTSYFPRRGWTAANRCGPNGGNCVEVNHPVAGGHVGVRDSKNIADGVLVFNAEQWRSFLSGTRGGAFDLT; this is encoded by the coding sequence GTGCACGCACCGGACCCGGCCCCAACGACCTCGTACTTCCCCCGGCGCGGCTGGACGGCCGCCAACCGCTGCGGACCCAACGGCGGCAACTGCGTTGAGGTCAACCACCCCGTGGCCGGCGGCCACGTCGGAGTCCGCGACAGCAAGAACATCGCCGACGGGGTCCTGGTGTTCAACGCCGAGCAGTGGCGTTCTTTCCTGTCCGGGACCCGCGGAGGCGCGTTCGACCTGACGTGA
- a CDS encoding AraC family transcriptional regulator — protein sequence MPHRRDKDHSTGVRAPDAIPDPVVRDWDFPRSPISALLLTRFAAEYQVPAATVLCGTGLTETELEDPSFSVDAHQELRIVRNLVNALPPSPGLGMLAGLQYHLTAYGILGFAFISSPTVRDGMAVALRYLELSFAFCIPRIRWSGEELRVELDSSAIPSDVRDFLVERDLSAIHTIMVELLPAPIPVQRIELSLPPPPDGIEAPAFFGTVPSFGAPKDVIILDPAFLDQPLPQANEHTLAMCEAQCRDLLAGRRERTGFAKQVRDQMLGPDGVRMGMEDVARKLHTTARTLHRRLNAEGTNFQAVRDEVRAALAEGMLRDGALSVDDIAIRLGYAEAASFIHAFKRWTGTTPMSYARRRQQ from the coding sequence ATGCCGCATCGTCGCGACAAGGATCACAGCACGGGTGTGCGCGCGCCCGACGCCATCCCGGACCCGGTCGTCCGGGATTGGGACTTCCCGCGCAGCCCGATCAGCGCCCTGCTGCTCACCCGATTCGCCGCCGAGTACCAGGTTCCGGCGGCGACGGTGTTGTGCGGAACCGGGCTCACCGAAACGGAACTGGAGGACCCCTCGTTCTCCGTCGACGCGCACCAGGAGCTGCGCATCGTGCGGAACCTCGTCAACGCGCTGCCCCCGTCGCCAGGCCTGGGCATGCTCGCCGGGTTGCAGTACCACTTGACCGCGTACGGCATCCTCGGGTTCGCGTTCATCAGCAGTCCGACGGTGCGCGACGGCATGGCGGTGGCGCTGCGCTACCTGGAGCTGAGCTTCGCGTTCTGCATCCCGCGGATCCGCTGGTCCGGCGAGGAGCTGCGGGTGGAGCTCGACTCGTCGGCCATCCCGTCGGACGTGCGGGATTTCCTGGTGGAACGCGACCTTTCCGCGATCCACACCATCATGGTCGAGCTGCTGCCCGCGCCGATCCCGGTGCAGCGCATCGAGCTGAGCCTGCCTCCGCCGCCGGACGGCATCGAGGCGCCCGCGTTCTTCGGCACGGTGCCGTCGTTCGGCGCACCGAAAGACGTGATCATCCTCGATCCGGCGTTCCTGGACCAGCCGCTGCCGCAGGCGAACGAGCACACCTTGGCGATGTGCGAGGCGCAGTGCCGAGATCTGCTGGCGGGCAGGCGGGAGCGCACCGGGTTCGCCAAGCAGGTGCGCGATCAGATGCTCGGGCCCGACGGGGTGCGGATGGGGATGGAGGACGTGGCGCGCAAGCTGCACACCACGGCCCGCACGCTGCACCGCAGGCTCAACGCCGAGGGCACCAACTTCCAGGCGGTGCGCGACGAAGTCCGCGCCGCGCTCGCCGAGGGGATGTTGCGCGACGGCGCGCTGTCGGTGGACGACATCGCGATCCGCCTGGGGTACGCGGAAGCGGCCAGCTTCATCCACGCCTTCAAGCGGTGGACCGGGACGACGCCGATGTCCTACGCCCGGCGACGTCAGCAGTGA